A window of Desulfobulbus oralis genomic DNA:
AATGCTGAGCTGTTCATGGTTTGGATCAACCAGTTTTTTCCTTCTCTCGCAGCTCAGCGACAGCGCTCGAAGGCATTGGCCAAAAAATCACGTTCCACCGTGAGTTGGCCAATTTTGGCATGAAGCTCCTTGATCTGCGCCTCTGAGGTCTTGCTTTTGCGTTCGCTGGCGCCAGCAAAGGCAGCGGCCATATTGTCCATGGCCTGACGCTTCCAGCTGGTGATCAGGTTGGGATGGAGTTCGTAGCGGCTGGCCAGTTCGGCAATGGTCTGCCCGCCACGAATCGCCTCCAGAGCAATCTTAGCCTTGAACTCGGCTGAAAAGCGTCTGCGTCGTGTGGTACTCATGGGTGTCGCTCCTGATTTGGGATGTGCAACCCACCTTAACACTCTGTCCAATTTTCAGGGGCCACCTCTGAGTATTGAATTTCCGAGAGATGCGCGAGGTGGAATTCTGAAATGAGACGCGACGTCGACGCCGCGTCCGCTGCCGCTGCGAGTGGGAAATGTCAACATGCAAGGAGGCAACTATGCACGAGGTTGAAAATGCACGTCCCACGCGGGACTACATTGAGTGCTTTGTGTCCGCCGGAAACCATCTGCAAGGTGTTTTGCGGCAATGCGGCATCGTCTACAGATGGCTCAAAGCGGAGCCACCGCTTGGCCCCTGCCTGGAGCATCTGTCCTTCATTTTGGGCAATCAGGCGTTTTTCGTGCGGCTGTGGGATGTGGACGAGCGCCACGCCTTCCTCGGCACAGACCGGGGGCTTGCCCGCATTGCCGAAGGTTACGCTGGGCACGCTTGCGTCATGCCCATGCGCCGGGTCACCACCGGCCTGACCAACGGCCTTCCGCAGGCGAACGAACACGGCTTCGGCGTCCATGTGACGAACATCAAGAGGGAATGGCGTCCGGCCGCGCCCGGCTGGGGGCTGGTCGCGCTGAAGTGAATACGAGGCAGCTATTGTGCGCGGGAGAAATACACCCCTCGTCCTTTTTATCCCTGTCTCGCAAAATCGCTCCGACAGGTAATATGCATTTCCGCACTTCACCCGCCCAAGGAGAACGCCATGGCCGGATTCAGCCAAGACCCCCTGCAATTCATCCGCCTCATTGCCGATAACCTGCGCGACCGCTACGAAAGCGGCTTTCCGGTGCTCAAGGAAATCATCCAGAACGCGGATGACGCCGGCTCCGAAAATGCATCCTGCGTATCCGTTCAACTGGACTTCGGCCTGTCTCCGGGCATTCGGAACGCCCAACACTCCTTGCTCCAAGGCCCGGCCCTTTACTTCATCAACGATGGCGACTTCACCGAACAGGACAACCGGGCCATTCACTCCTTTGGACTGAACAGCAAGGCGGCGGAAGACGGGTCCATCGGCAAGTTCGGTCTCGGCATGAAGAGCGTGTTCCACTTCTGCGAGGCCTTTTTCTTTCAGGCCAAAGGCAGGGAACCCGACAAGGAGTATGCCGAAATCCTGAACCCCTGGTCATCCGGAAGCGACGATTTCGAGCGGCTGCACGCTGATTGGGACGATTTTTCCGCAGCCGACGCCAAACGGATGCGGGACCATTTGAGCGCTGTTTTGGGCTGGGAAAAACGCGCTACCTGTTTCCTCCTATGGTTGCCCCTGCGGCAAAGGAAGCATTTGCAGCTTCCGAACGGGCAAACTGCGGGCGAAATCATCGCCTCGTTTCCCGGAGACGAGGGGGAGGACAACAAAAAACAGCTCGCCTTCCTCCATGAACCGGACCTGCCTCAGCGCCTGGCCGCGCTCTTCCCGCTTCTGCGGCGCATGACCCGGATTTGTTTTTGGGAAACCCCGGACGCCCCGGAAGCCGCTTTTACCGTCGAACTTGATGAAAGGCCAAACCGGATAAGCAGGAATCTGGAGGATACCCCCGAGGAGAGCTCGCTGCGGGGATTGGTCCGCATCAGTCCTGACGGAAGCGGGAAAGGCACGGCGACGGTCTTTGCCGGCAAGCAGCATCTGGTTGACGACGCCCGGCTTCTTGCTCTGAAGGAAAGCCCGTTCTGGCCGAAAAGCTATACCCGTAACCCGTTGGGGCAAAGCGAACTCGCGCCGGACAAGACCAGGGGGCACTGCGCCGCAGTGTTTTCAGTCGGCTCGTCCGGCAAGTCGGGCGGCGAGTGTGTCGTCAACTGGGCCGTTTTCCTGCCTGTCGGAGACGAGTTGAGCGAGCAACACGAATGCCGTGGCTCCAACAAGACCTTTCGCCTGACCCTACATGGCTACTTCTTTGTGGATGCGGGCCGTGCCGGCATAGAGGGTTTTCCACGCAAGGAGGGTCTGGCCCCGCTGGACGAGCAGCCCGCCGACGAGACGGCCTTGCGCCGCCTGTGGAACAGCCATCTGGCCCGCTTGGGCGTTTTGCCGCTGATTCTGCCCTCCTTGAAAGACTTTGCCGCAGAATGCCTCGGCAAGGAAGGCCCCGCCAAACTGACAGACGAAGATTTGTGGAACTTGAGCCGGGGGCTGGCTGATTCAAAAACCTTTCGACAATACCAGAGCATCATTTGCGCCGAATTCTATTGGGTGCGCCGGTTGACCCGGAAGGCCAGAGGCTGGCAGCGAGTCCGGGCTCGGGGGGCTCTGTTGCGGGTTTTGCCGCCACCGCCCAAGAGCACCCCTGAGCGCCCTTGGGTCACTTTTCCCCACCTTTCCGAATTTGAAAAAAGCGGCGTGGTCTTTGTGGAAAAGGATGCGCCGCACCTTGTCGCAACCCCGCTTCCCCAGTGGAATGTGGCGGATTTGTTGGAGGGGCTGCAAATCGACGCACAAACAGTCTTCGCCGACCGCGTTCTGCTGGAATACCTGACGCAATTCCTTGATATGGATGAGGTTCATCCTTGCACCAAGACCGGAGAAATCCAGGCGCGGTTGCGGGAAATTTTCAGAAGGGCATTTCATGCGCATGGCAGCGCTTTGAGCCGACACCGCGAAAAGGTGCGCACGTTTACGTCTTTCATCCTACCGGAAAACCGCTTTCGGCTCAATGCGTCCGACGAAGTTGTGCAGGCGCTCCAGGATGCGGTGCCTGCCAAGCTGCTGCTGCACCAGGACTTTGATGCTCAAGACAATCCGGGAACCGCCAGATTCACGCCGGACGAAACCCTGTCGTTGCTACGCAAACTGCATGAACTGATTGTCAGGAATGTGGACGCCGATACTTGCCGAGGAATCGCTCGTGATCTGGTGAAGGCCTTACCGGATGATGACAGACGCTCTGTTCTGAATCAGGCCAAGGAATTGAAAATCCTCTCCGGGCACGACTGCCTTCGTGGCAAGCAAGTTGCTCTGTCAATCAGGGAACTGGAGGACTGCCGGAACCAAGGACTGCTTTTCCGCTTTTCTGCAGGAATACAGTTGAGCCAACAATTGAATGTCGCTCCATTATTGCAAGCGCTCATTCAGGAAAGGGTTCTCTTGGTGAACAACGCAACCTTTGGTTTGGCTTTCAATAATAACGACCAAGTTCCCCCATGCGATGCGAGCGCGGCGCTCGCGGCATTGGGTAACGCTCCCTTCGACTTGCAGGGACTGCCTCAACGCAGAGCTTTGCTCCAGGCGACAGCGACCGCCACTCTGCAAAGTCGCGAACAGATGCGCGGTCTCCGTTATCTGCTCCACGGCGAACCACAACACTTTGGCTACCAGGATACCCTTTGGGTTCCTGAAGATGGCGCGGGCGGCGTGTGGGGCAAAATTTGGGCGCATTTGCAAAGGGACGCCTCCAACAGTTGGACGCTGCTTGACAGGCAACTGGTGGGCTTCATCGCGCCGAACAATTGGAATGCCTTGGGCCTCAAGCCGGTCAACATCATCGGTATTCTGGATGAATTGCGGTCGCGAGAGGCGGATACTTTACACGGCATAGCCTTGAGCGTGCCGGAGCGTGAAACCGTATTGCTTGCAGCGGCAGCCGACCAAACCTTGTGGCAGAAATTGCCGCTTCATGAAACCGAGGACGAAAGGCTGGTGAGCATCCGCGATGGACAAGCGTATCTGCGAAGCGATACGCTTCAGTTGCCGGATGGATTGGCTACCGCCATTGACCTCATTGTCCCTTCCGATAACCGCCAAGTTCGGGACTGGCAAGACAAATGGATTGCCCCCATCAATCCGGAAAACATTCTGCGCATTGCCCTGAAGCAACCCGACCCGCACAGATTCTGTTCCCTGATCCTGGATCAACTTGGCGACATAGGCCCAGCGCGGCTTGATGAACTGGTTCGCCAGATTCCGGATTATCTGCTCAAAAAACGTTGGCTGCTGGATGCCGACCGCAATCCGGTCAAGCCCGAGGACGTAATTGACCTGCCCGAAATAGCCGATGAGGTGAACCGATTGGTGGCGGAAGCCAAAGGTGTGTATTCCTCGCCCGAAAACCTGTCGAACGACGTTCGCAGGCATGAGAATTTTGCCCTGCTTCGGAGCCGTACTTTTTCCCAAGATGAGCACGGGTTGGAAAAACTCGCTTTGCTGCTTTCGGACACTCCTGCGTATAGGATCGGCAAAATCAGCCTGCCGGATAACACGCATGAACTTGGCAAAATCGCTCAAGTCGCTCAAAGCCTGCCCGACGCGGCGCGACTGCGGGGGTGGGGCTTGCTGGCGCAGGTCTTGGATCGCTACCCGGATCATTGGAGAACACCCGCCAATGAGTTATGCCGGGAAATCCCTTCAAAAAAAACAAGAAATGTTCTTTATGAACTCCAGAAGAAGCACGAGTCGGCGAACAGGGTATCCGCCAACGCCATAATCGCATGTTTCAATCTCTACCTTGCGACCTTTGCGGCGCAGGCCGGAAAAGCCGGTCTTGAAAATTTGATGCTGCTCAATCGGGAAGGGCAGTGGCGGCAAAGCGCCGAACTCTGCACGGACGCTATAGACGTTGCCGACAGCCACCTGTTGGATGATCGACAGCGGGATATTTTGTACGCCGTCATCGATCACGCCAATCAGCCGCCGCTGGTTGGTATGGATGGGCCCGTCCCTCAAGAACCGGACGATTTGCAAGCACAACTTGACGATTCAAGAAACGTTTTGCGCTCTTTCTTCAGAGACTGGCGTGATCTGGTTCCGGCGGAGGAAATGATCTGCGCCTTTTTGTTGATCTTGGGCAAAAGCATGGAGGAAGTGGCCGACGAATTCAAAGGCAAAGGCTCGCTCGACGGAATACTGAATCAGATTCCCTGGGAAACGCATTACAGGAGGGATGCCGCCGGAAGACAAGAATGGCTGTACGGCATCGACAAGGATGCCGCTTTCAATATGTTCGATTTTCTGGTCTCTGTCACCGACAGGACTGCGAATATTCAAGTGACCTCCATTCTCGGCGACCGGATTTCTGTGCCGCAACAGGCCGATTTCGAGTCGTTGATTGCCGGAGCCCCTTTTTACATTCTTCTGAAAAAGGAGCGATACGCCATCAAGCTCACCCTACGCAAACCGGATCAACAGGCAACCCCGAACGAGCTTTCCGGCTACCTACGCGATGCCGCCGAATACTTGCTGCGGGAGGTGTATAACCAGCAACACGTGAATTTGAGCAGCCTTTGGGCGGAACTGGACAAGTACGATCAGCTGGACATCAACGTGGCGCAAACCCTGATTTTGAAGCATTTGCCGTCGCTTTTTCGTCAGTTGGGGGGAGTACACAGGCATGTTTCTCTTCGGGACGAATTCAAAAAATGGGAAGAGGCGCAACGGAGCGCGGTGGAATTTCGCGAAGATGAGGGAGAGAGGAAGAATTACGAGGCTAAGGAAGCGGAGCATCTTCAAGAGATAC
This region includes:
- a CDS encoding sacsin N-terminal ATP-binding-like domain-containing protein, which encodes MAGFSQDPLQFIRLIADNLRDRYESGFPVLKEIIQNADDAGSENASCVSVQLDFGLSPGIRNAQHSLLQGPALYFINDGDFTEQDNRAIHSFGLNSKAAEDGSIGKFGLGMKSVFHFCEAFFFQAKGREPDKEYAEILNPWSSGSDDFERLHADWDDFSAADAKRMRDHLSAVLGWEKRATCFLLWLPLRQRKHLQLPNGQTAGEIIASFPGDEGEDNKKQLAFLHEPDLPQRLAALFPLLRRMTRICFWETPDAPEAAFTVELDERPNRISRNLEDTPEESSLRGLVRISPDGSGKGTATVFAGKQHLVDDARLLALKESPFWPKSYTRNPLGQSELAPDKTRGHCAAVFSVGSSGKSGGECVVNWAVFLPVGDELSEQHECRGSNKTFRLTLHGYFFVDAGRAGIEGFPRKEGLAPLDEQPADETALRRLWNSHLARLGVLPLILPSLKDFAAECLGKEGPAKLTDEDLWNLSRGLADSKTFRQYQSIICAEFYWVRRLTRKARGWQRVRARGALLRVLPPPPKSTPERPWVTFPHLSEFEKSGVVFVEKDAPHLVATPLPQWNVADLLEGLQIDAQTVFADRVLLEYLTQFLDMDEVHPCTKTGEIQARLREIFRRAFHAHGSALSRHREKVRTFTSFILPENRFRLNASDEVVQALQDAVPAKLLLHQDFDAQDNPGTARFTPDETLSLLRKLHELIVRNVDADTCRGIARDLVKALPDDDRRSVLNQAKELKILSGHDCLRGKQVALSIRELEDCRNQGLLFRFSAGIQLSQQLNVAPLLQALIQERVLLVNNATFGLAFNNNDQVPPCDASAALAALGNAPFDLQGLPQRRALLQATATATLQSREQMRGLRYLLHGEPQHFGYQDTLWVPEDGAGGVWGKIWAHLQRDASNSWTLLDRQLVGFIAPNNWNALGLKPVNIIGILDELRSREADTLHGIALSVPERETVLLAAAADQTLWQKLPLHETEDERLVSIRDGQAYLRSDTLQLPDGLATAIDLIVPSDNRQVRDWQDKWIAPINPENILRIALKQPDPHRFCSLILDQLGDIGPARLDELVRQIPDYLLKKRWLLDADRNPVKPEDVIDLPEIADEVNRLVAEAKGVYSSPENLSNDVRRHENFALLRSRTFSQDEHGLEKLALLLSDTPAYRIGKISLPDNTHELGKIAQVAQSLPDAARLRGWGLLAQVLDRYPDHWRTPANELCREIPSKKTRNVLYELQKKHESANRVSANAIIACFNLYLATFAAQAGKAGLENLMLLNREGQWRQSAELCTDAIDVADSHLLDDRQRDILYAVIDHANQPPLVGMDGPVPQEPDDLQAQLDDSRNVLRSFFRDWRDLVPAEEMICAFLLILGKSMEEVADEFKGKGSLDGILNQIPWETHYRRDAAGRQEWLYGIDKDAAFNMFDFLVSVTDRTANIQVTSILGDRISVPQQADFESLIAGAPFYILLKKERYAIKLTLRKPDQQATPNELSGYLRDAAEYLLREVYNQQHVNLSSLWAELDKYDQLDINVAQTLILKHLPSLFRQLGGVHRHVSLRDEFKKWEEAQRSAVEFREDEGERKNYEAKEAEHLQEIQRRVLSDGTVQEALLAAVRAKMKEFQYTPERIPFELFQNADDAVVEYLTMQCHPHPLPDDDGAFLVASNRRVVVAQADDTVYFRALGPLDQ